The Anaerosporomusa subterranea nucleotide sequence CGGCATTACCGGCGAGAACATCATGTTCACCTCAAATGATACTCCGTTTGAAGAATACCAGAAGGCACGCGAATTGGGAGCTATCATTAATCTTGATGACATCACTCAAATCGCCTATTTAGAGAAACATGCCGGTTTACCGGATCTCATTTCGTTCCGCTACAATCCGGGACCGTTGCGGGGCGGCAATTCGATTATCGGTAATCCCGAAGAAGCGAAATATGGCTTGACCCGCGAACAAATAGTTGAAGGTTATCGTATCCTTCGGGATAAAGGTGTCAAACGATTCGGCATCCACACAATGGTTATATCGAATGAACTGAATCCAGCCTACTTCATAGAAACTGCCAATATGATGTTTGATCTGATCATTGAGATTCATCAAGAACTAGGAATTCGCATTGAAATGGTCAACTTTGGCGGCGGTATCGGCATTCCTTACCGCCCTGAGCAAGAAGCTGTCGACTTAGAACTGATTGGCAATGGCGTTCAAGCTGCCTATGAAGCAAAGATTGTCGCTAATGGACTGGCTCCGCTGACGTTGGCGCTCGAATGTGGTCGTGTTATCACTGGCCCCTACGGCTATTTGGTGACAAGAGTTCTGCATAAAAAAGAGATTTATAAAAACTATATCGGTGTCGACGCCTCCATGGCCAACCTGATGCGCCCAGGCATGTATGGGGCCTATCATCACATCACTGTCGTCGACAAAGAACATGAACCATTAAGCCACGTGTATGATGTCTCCGGCGGTCTCTGTGAGAATAACGATAAGTTTGCGATTAACCGCAAACTGCCGAAAATAGATATCGATGATCTGCTTGTGATTCATGACGCTGGTGCGCATGGTCATGCAATGGGCTTCAATTATAATGGCAAGCTGCGCTCTGCCGAAGTGTTGCTTAGACCAGACGGCAGCGCAAAATTGATTCGCCGAGCGGAAACACTTGAGGATTTGTTTGGAACCTTAGATTTCAACAGCTTATAGAATAAACTCACAGAAGCCATAGGAACCGGCCAAAACTGGAAAATGGGCACTAGAGGAAGATCGCCGCGCTCTGCTCGTGATGACACAGTTTGTCATTGCGAACGGAGTGAAGCAATCTTCCTCTTTTTTAGGCTTTGAAGCGAGGTTGCGTTTTACCGCAGAGAACACAGAGGGGGCGGTACACAAAGGGAAACGGGACTGTGTTCTAATCTGCCGTAGCCCTCTGCAATTTTCCTCAGCGTACTCTGCGGTTCGCGTTCTCCGTTCGCCCTAAAGAATGTCTCAACGGGTTTATTATTGCAATGCATCATACACTATGCGCGACAACTCTGCAATGGTTTGTCTTCCCTGTTCTTCGACCGGCAAGTTTTCTGTCATGATCGTCAGAATATATGGCGTCTGTCCATAGATGATACCTGAGTCGTGTTCAATGCCGTCAAGTTCACCGGTTTTGTGAGCAATGACTGTGCCAGGTGGCAGCAACAGTGGCAGTTTGCATTTATCTGTTTGACGTAGCAAGATGGCAAGCATGGCCTGGGAGCTGGCCGGATTGATGCAGCCATTGGTATAGAGACGGCCAAGCAGAATATTCATATCAGTAGGAGAGGTAAGGTTATCTCTGCCGGCGGCGCGGGCGGTAAAGTCCATCATGTGCCGGCCGAGGAGGGTGTTGTGACAGCCGATTGTATACGCCAGCTTATTGACTGAATCCATGCCAAGAATTCGAATAAGAATATTAGTGGCCGTATTATCACTTTCAGTAATCATCAACTCAATGAGCTCAAGCAATTTGATACTGGTTCCATACGCCGCATGTTCAAGCGGACCAGCGCCACCGACCCGTACGGCGGGTGTGACCTCGGCTGAATCTGACAGGTCGAGACAGCCAATACTGGCGCGACGGAAGGCTTCGGCCATGATAAATACTTTAATGAGACTGGCTGAAGGGAGCACAATGGGGTTGTAGCGCAACCCCATGCCTAAGTCAGGCAGAACTAATTCAATGGAATATGTACCAGGTGTGCCAGCTAGATGCTGTTCGATTTGCTGACGCAGCGAAATTAGCTTTTGTTGCATGGTTGAACCCTCCCTTGCATTTTTTCGCTGTGAATCGACAGATTACCTCTTTACAGTTTGCTGGGGAGCGGGACAGGAAAAAGAAGGATGAGAGCGAAATAATGTCCGATAGAGCGTGTTTCAAAAAACACGCAACCACAAACAAGGGATGCTGTTAGAAACTGCCCAGATGTTGTTGCATATGCGACTACAAACATCGCTGTTGTACATAAGATCAGTAGCATCACTAGGAACAGCGAGGCTTGCGCTACGTTGTTACCTATGCGACGTAACAGCAATTGTTGCCACCTAGTTTGTTAGCATCACCGCATACAAAAGGTACGCAAGCAAGCAAACGCAGTCGCGATTGCGCAACTCTTGGCGCTTTAGCGTCGTAGAGTTGGCGGCATACCCCTCGCGGGTGCAACGGCACGAACGCTATGCCATCCTTGGCGCGTTCGGCACTAGCGCATCCATGCGCGTCGCAGATGGGTGTTTTGTAACAGCCTCTGATAGGTGAAATCAGAAAGGAGCCTTCTACATGTTGAAAAACAGACTACTGCTTATTCTTTGTTGCACATTGATTGCCGGATTATTGATGACAGGCTGCAGTAAACAACAAAGCACTCATCTGCGCTATGCTGTCGGCGCTGAGCCGGAAAGTATAGATCCCCGCAAATCGACTAGTATCGCTGCTTCTACTATTGAAGCACAATTATTCGAAGGCTTGACTGTTCTCGATGCCGCCAACCGGCCGGCACCAGCCGCGGCTGAACGGTGGGAAGTATCTGCTGACGGTTTGGTGTATGTGTTTCACCTGCGTCAGGCGGCAAAGTGGTCAAATGGCGAATCGGTTACTGCTCATGATTTCGAATATGCCTGGAAGACTTGTCTCAGCCCAGACTTCGCCAGTCCGTACGCCTATCAAATGTTCTACATAAAAAACGGCGAGGCCTACCATAACAAGAAAGCGTCGGCAGACCAGGTTGGCGTTAAAGCTCTTAATGATTATACATTGGAAGTTCGTCTGGAACGCCCCGCTCCCTACTTCTTATCACTGACAGCTTTTCATACCTATTATCCGGTTCACCAAAAGACTGTCGCCGCGAATGGCAAGTGGGCGACAGATGCGAAAAGCGTTGTCGGCAATGGGCCGTTTTTGCTGACTCTTTGGCAGCATAGCAGTAAAATGGAGCTTGCGAAAAATCCCCATTATTGGGATGCTGCCAGCGTGAAACTGGCCAGAATGGAGTTCCTGTTATTAGATAGCGCCAGCACGGTGATGGCGATGTTTGAACGCAACCAAATCGATATTGGTGATAATTTACCTGCCAGCGAAATTCCCCGTTTGCTAGCTGAGAAAAAAGTGCAGATTCAGCCCCAGTTAGGAGTCGGTTATTATTCGTTCAATATGCAGAAGGCGCCGTTTGACAATGCTAAAGTCCGCAAAGCGTTTCAGTTGGCAATTGATCGCGAAGTGCTGGTGAAAAAAGTTCTTCAAGGCGGGCAGCAACCTGCGTTTGCTTTAGTGCCGACCGGGCTTGCGGATGTCAAGCCGGGGGAGGATTTCCGTAAAGTAGGCGGCGATTTGCTGAAAAACAATGATATTGAAACAGCCAAGCGATTATTAGCAGAAGCCGGTTTTCCGGATGGCAAAGGACTGCCGCCAATCACTCTGCTATATAACACCAGTGAAACCCATAAAATGATGGCAGAAGCTATCCAAGAAATGTGGAAGAAGAATCTGGGCGTTCTCGTTCAACTGTCCAATCAAGAATGGAAGGTGTTCCTCGATAGCCTTGACCGGCATGAGTTCCAAATGGCACGCGACAGTTGGGTGGGGGATTACGCAGATCCGATGACCTTCATCGAATTATTTGAAATGACGAACGGCAACAACGTACCTGATTACAAAAATCCTGACTATGACGCGCTAGTTAATCAGGCAAAAAAAACACCAGATCAGCAGACACGCATGCAGGCTATGCACGCGGCAGAAAAGCTGCTGATCGATGACGCGGTCATTATTCCGTTATATTACTATACCAGTCCGTCGCTGGTAAAGGACCGTGTCAAA carries:
- the lysA gene encoding diaminopimelate decarboxylase — protein: MAEKKLPFTKEQLESIIQEYPTPLHIYDEQAIRANARRLLAAFSWAPKFKEYFAVKATPNPHILSLLREEGIGADCSSLAELVLAEKSGITGENIMFTSNDTPFEEYQKARELGAIINLDDITQIAYLEKHAGLPDLISFRYNPGPLRGGNSIIGNPEEAKYGLTREQIVEGYRILRDKGVKRFGIHTMVISNELNPAYFIETANMMFDLIIEIHQELGIRIEMVNFGGGIGIPYRPEQEAVDLELIGNGVQAAYEAKIVANGLAPLTLALECGRVITGPYGYLVTRVLHKKEIYKNYIGVDASMANLMRPGMYGAYHHITVVDKEHEPLSHVYDVSGGLCENNDKFAINRKLPKIDIDDLLVIHDAGAHGHAMGFNYNGKLRSAEVLLRPDGSAKLIRRAETLEDLFGTLDFNSL
- a CDS encoding serine hydrolase, which encodes MQQKLISLRQQIEQHLAGTPGTYSIELVLPDLGMGLRYNPIVLPSASLIKVFIMAEAFRRASIGCLDLSDSAEVTPAVRVGGAGPLEHAAYGTSIKLLELIELMITESDNTATNILIRILGMDSVNKLAYTIGCHNTLLGRHMMDFTARAAGRDNLTSPTDMNILLGRLYTNGCINPASSQAMLAILLRQTDKCKLPLLLPPGTVIAHKTGELDGIEHDSGIIYGQTPYILTIMTENLPVEEQGRQTIAELSRIVYDALQ
- a CDS encoding peptide ABC transporter substrate-binding protein, encoding MLKNRLLLILCCTLIAGLLMTGCSKQQSTHLRYAVGAEPESIDPRKSTSIAASTIEAQLFEGLTVLDAANRPAPAAAERWEVSADGLVYVFHLRQAAKWSNGESVTAHDFEYAWKTCLSPDFASPYAYQMFYIKNGEAYHNKKASADQVGVKALNDYTLEVRLERPAPYFLSLTAFHTYYPVHQKTVAANGKWATDAKSVVGNGPFLLTLWQHSSKMELAKNPHYWDAASVKLARMEFLLLDSASTVMAMFERNQIDIGDNLPASEIPRLLAEKKVQIQPQLGVGYYSFNMQKAPFDNAKVRKAFQLAIDREVLVKKVLQGGQQPAFALVPTGLADVKPGEDFRKVGGDLLKNNDIETAKRLLAEAGFPDGKGLPPITLLYNTSETHKMMAEAIQEMWKKNLGVLVQLSNQEWKVFLDSLDRHEFQMARDSWVGDYADPMTFIELFEMTNGNNVPDYKNPDYDALVNQAKKTPDQQTRMQAMHAAEKLLIDDAVIIPLYYYTSPSLVKDRVKGTMRSIFGNIYFKNAYLQ